A single region of the Photobacterium sanguinicancri genome encodes:
- a CDS encoding c-type cytochrome has protein sequence MTAYSPALIASETEQFEIGKQKAKVCMTCHGADGISTQESYPNLRGQKMGYLISSLKDYKTRERTSGLAVLMQQQADALSEQDIQDIAYFYSQLGN, from the coding sequence ATGACAGCCTATTCCCCTGCTCTCATCGCCTCTGAAACTGAACAATTTGAAATAGGAAAACAAAAAGCCAAAGTATGTATGACTTGTCACGGCGCTGATGGCATATCAACACAAGAGTCCTACCCTAACCTTCGTGGTCAGAAGATGGGTTACCTCATCTCATCACTCAAAGACTATAAAACCAGAGAACGCACCAGCGGTTTAGCTGTACTGATGCAGCAACAAGCCGATGCACTTTCTGAGCAAGATATTCAAGATATCGCCTACTTCTATTCACAGCTCGGTAATTAA
- a CDS encoding cyclase family protein, producing the protein MTQSDLYSKNISLEINEEHPAYQWAKAQADSVNAMGHIGTHIDCYTKVPLATNYRTDVHILDCSGAMPTIDQVEGLELDGKSLVLYTGNYEQNGYGNPSYGGKSTVLDSDVLDAILKQEPNFIVIDSYGIGAHGDEHISFDKRCEAHNCFVIENVCLTQAMLNSTVSLDISFDPTSASTGKRCDVIALSQA; encoded by the coding sequence ATGACTCAAAGCGATTTATATTCAAAAAACATCAGCCTTGAGATAAACGAAGAGCATCCCGCTTATCAGTGGGCTAAAGCACAAGCAGATTCAGTCAATGCAATGGGACATATTGGTACTCACATTGATTGCTATACCAAGGTACCACTAGCAACAAACTACCGAACAGATGTTCATATTCTTGATTGCTCAGGCGCGATGCCGACGATTGATCAGGTTGAAGGACTGGAACTAGATGGTAAGTCACTGGTGCTGTATACCGGCAATTATGAACAAAACGGCTACGGTAACCCGAGTTATGGCGGCAAATCCACGGTACTTGATAGCGATGTTTTGGATGCGATATTGAAGCAAGAACCGAATTTCATTGTGATTGATAGCTACGGGATTGGTGCCCATGGCGACGAGCATATTTCGTTTGATAAACGTTGCGAAGCGCACAATTGCTTTGTGATTGAAAATGTTTGCCTGACTCAAGCAATGCTTAACTCAACCGTGTCGCTAGACATCAGTTTTGATCCGACATCGGCTTCAACGGGTAAGCGTTGTGACGTTATCGCGTTGAGTCAGGCGTAA